The nucleotide window atttctatttatttgttgTGCAAAAGTGAAATTGATAATCTCAACATCATTTACCATCTACTTAAAGGCAAAAAcacacataaaacattttttttatatacagctaTATAAATTCAGGCGTTAAGGGGTTAAAAAGAATCCATTTCTCATTGGGCTGTTTCTGAGACGTATTAGTGGGCAACAGTGTGGATAAACATGGCATTGTATGTATGAAATTATGCAGCTCTGGTATTGATTTGATAAAATAAACATGACAATGTTAACGCCTGACGATATTGTGATAACTGTACAATGAACAGAGAGAACATGAGATGAATTTAAAAGCTGAATCCTAAATAATGCTGTGTATTTACTAGTGATTTGACTTGTGATCTGGTTCAGCCCTGTTTTCTCATATTCATGTCATGCTCTTCTGTCAAAATACTGTTTTACAGGACATGCAGTGTACTGTATGTTTTCCTTTCTGTCCAGCTGTGTGTATGAAATTGCTGGCGACTGAAATGTGTGGGTTCAATGTTTGAGGCACTTTCCTGGTAGAAATGGAATATTATTTCCACAAGTTTGTATCTAAATGATACATCAATGAAATGGTATGTCATAATGCACAATGCCATTTTCAGCATAACCctaaaatgtattacaaaaaaGCACCAACTTGATGATCAAGCATGTTGGTGGAGGGTGATGATTTAGGCTTGTTTTGCAGCCACAGGATCTGGACTGCTTCCAGTCATTGAGTCCACGATGAGCTCCTTTGTATACTAAAGTATTCTAGGGACAAATTTGAGACCATCTGTCCAACATCTACAGCTTGGCTGAAATTGGTATACAAcagcagggtttccgcggggtcttaaaaagtctaaaatttaaaaatcaaaattttaggccttaaaaagtcttaaattcgctgttctaggtcttaaataatttcacacaggtcttatttttccgatgtccatgtaacgctacctctaaagctcatttaaattctctttttgttgtttccgtggtgttgtagttctttatttcactattccaaatataatttgctgtatttaaactacaaatgagaccaacacgcaatagacctttttcacagaaaccggaaatacgcaatcgcagggtatgcagacttcctgtgtaatgtcaacacagcagaaagccgggtaatttaaaattaaaatgtagagagtctacacaacttccctcactggtttgccaaagataacttttgccgacctgataagagtcgtggaggaaaactccatcacaaagaggaacaaattggataaaggatataaatagggtgaccagacgtcccgaAAATTAAACTGGTCCGCAGCGAAATCAaggtaaaaatgaatttaatgaCTTGTGCAGAGTTCCATAAATACATCCTGGGAAAGACGGGAGTGCTGGCAGCAGTGAAAAGCTCTGCAAAATATGCTGATGTCGAGCCTCCACAACCTCGGTAGGCTATATAGCTCAAGTGTGAATTTAAAGTTATATTGTTTCTATTAATTTATCTAATTCATCTAGGCTATATGCACAAAGACAATACGACCTTTTTGCTTTATAGAGTAGATGAAGAGAGAGCAAGTTGCAGCAGCCGTTAGGACAGTTGAAAGTGCAGGCAGAAGTCGCGTGAAGAAGTCAGACCGGTTGAGGGCGAGGCACCGTGTTCAAAATAATACTTCTATAGCCTATGTATTAGGCTATATCAATTTATATGCATatgtaaatgttaataaaaatatgattggtTCATTAACTTCAGTTTGAAGTATAAACATGCCTAACGTTACTTCTATATTGTATGTAGGctacttatattaataaaaacatgaaagtCATTGTCTTTATTATCCATGACACCCCCCCCGTCCCAAATTTCAACCAATCTCATCTGGTCACCCTAACTGAACCAGATCTTAAGGGAAGGGTGTCTAGAAGACCTTTTGAGACCAAATTTTGTGAACCAAAACAGGCCCAATGGTTGATGCACCAGATGACTGAAGGTAGATTTGGAGTCACAATTGATCTTAACATGGCAAATAAACAAGCAACTTTAGGTAGCTTGGCATGAAACTCTGAGACAGTGTAAGGTTCTACATGGTTTATTAAAAGACAACTCAATCATACAACCAATCTCACTTCTCCACTGGAAACAGTTTGTCCAATAGTGGAGGTCCTCACAGCAACATCTCTTCCTAAAAAGGAGAAAAAGTAGTGAGAAAGGCCACGAAGTCACAAATCAAGTGGAAATAGTTACTGCGTGCACTTACTCTTCCTGCCACAGCTTTGCTCACAGGAGCCAGAAGAGGGATGACACACCGCTGTACTGCAATGGATGAAGATCTGAAAGAGAAAAGGGTTAAGCCATAGAATCCATTAAAGAGTAATATTAGGGGTTCAGGAAGAGCTGAGAGCGTACGGTTTCCTGCAGAGGAGCCAGTGATGCTGGATCAACAAACGTGAACATCTTGACAACGAAGCGCTTGTAGTGGGTTGGGAACTGAAGACCAGACGCTCTAGTCACTGGAACCAGTGCGGTCAGGTAACGGTCATCATAGTAAGGGCATCTGAAGAGGAAAGAGGCAGTTAGAGAGTTCCTCACAGCAGACAAGCTGGATAAAGACTGTCGGTAGACTCACCCATCAATCAGAAGATCCCACTGGGGTAGACTGAGTGGACTGGGGGTTGATGTCGCCCAACAACGTCCCAGCATCAGGACAAGGTTGGGGTCAGTCCTCTCCAGAATGCGCACCTCAACATACACAGGCTCTCGCAGGACTTTCGTGACGGGATAATCAGCAGCACCGTAGTAGGACGTGTAGGCCTCATCCCCTGAGGAACACTGGGGTTTAACCACAGTCCACTGCAACCTGGACTTTAAGACTGAAGACAAGTCTTACCTTCTGCGCAACCTTTGGTGACACATTGGCCATTCGCCAGTCTAAGCTCCACTCTGAGAGGTCCAGGAGCAGCTACTGGTGGAGGTGCAGGAACACTGTTGACCTCCACAACCAGAGCTTCCACAGCAGTACCAGAGTACCTACACTGGAAGAGAAGCCTGGACAACAAACGGTCAACTTGTAGAGTTTGTCAGAGATGGTACTTAAGATAAAGGGTATGAGTCACCTACTCAAAATGGCTGTCTCTTGTGATGGAACCAAACGGACCAACGCCTACTTCATACGAGGAGGTCATTCTGTTTTCATACACCACATATCCACTGTCCTCCTGCAAATATGAACACTGTTGGCATCCAGCCCATCATAAGCCATGCAGAATAAAGCCAGAAGCATCTCCTCACCATCATGCTCGTGCCACATGCGGTGACAGGGAACTGGTATATAGCAAAGAAAGGTGTAGAGTCCACAGGAGCGCAAGGTGGTTCACTTCCACCCACTAGACGGACCGAATCCAGACTCAGTCGAGGCAGCGTAACATCTCTAGCCACCACTACCACAAACTGACCATCTCTAATACACTGGACAGTCACTGGAATGACATACAAGAGTAGATTAATGTGGGTAACAAACATTAACCAAATTtcatcagattccaaactctcacCTGCTTTCCCATAGTAACACTGTTGTCCGTTAAAGCAGCAGTTGATAGCCTCACACTCAGCACCACTGATACCAGGTTGTCCACATTGGATCTGCTCATAATCAGCTACAGCACATTTGTCAACAGGCTCGGCCTTCACTGGCTGCTGAAGCTGAAACTTCTGAGGAACCTGCTGAGCAGATTGTTGTTGAGCTGACTGTTTAAACCGATGGTCAGACTGCTGGAACATCAGAGCTTGAGGATTCTGAGCTGAAAAACCCATTTGAGGAAGAGCACTGCAAAAAGAACAAGCCAAAACACACAGTGTTTGGAAATAACATAAATGCCACTTTCCTGCCATTACTAAACAACTGAGCATAGTTTCAGGAGGCCTTGGACTGCTATTTATACTCTGCAAATGAATAGTCGTTATCAACCACACCCCCTTTAATCAAGAACCATTACAGCTGCTCTGACTAATTAACTTTAACTTCACATTTGATTGGATGTTATTGAACAACAGTGGCTACATCTTACTTACGTATTTTTGTCTTGATTCTAGTGAAAATTTCTACAAATTCCTAAGTTaagatgcatttaaaatgcatcttgatttaaaaatattttacttaccccattgccagataattttaactgtttccagggagaaaaaactaaattaagtgcattttgcaaaaaacaagattaaatatcttAAATACATCTTACGGGCAAAAACGCAAACGTTTTTTCATGCAGCTGTGAAGTTTGAGATTTAGGCCtttgtgttttttcagaaaacagccaaaCATCACtgataagtgtttcttttatagcactttatctatttgtatcaatagatttcaattacaatacatatttttaaggccaagagtttttttctcctacactgagccataaatctccacttcagcagcacttacacacaccacactttacatttatattctgtctatatcctgaaggtttttacagagggatttgttcatattagcttgattttatacaacattttctcCCCAAAATGGTaagaaatacatgttttttgtctgttcaaagttttttcctgaattatggagtgatgaAATGATATAccccaaattccctctgtaaaagcatttgacactgtcaaaaaattaaacaagaattttgaaactgacttcatccagtgtttagatttctggactagaaatgtatgcaaataaacacatatttcaTATTATCAATGTAATCGATCAACTGGGtcagtaaggcgataactattagttgtcttttttaccctattcactggcagtgtctcgccttaatcgccttttttttcttttttaaaagatagCCATCTCATGGGGGGTGGTGCAGATGTAGCCTACAtaccactgcagtttccaacagaaatgaacactagaggcagtaaaacagcacttgtaatcgttttcatacacatgtatgattacagctccatatgtttcactttctggaAGTAAAAAATATGCTCGGTAGCTCGTAGCGGTGCgtatgaatcctgtgaaaaacaactCACGATGAAAGACCTGGAAGATGAGAGTTCAAAAAACAGGCTAAAACTACattcttgcaattgcgtttttacatcacattcactttaGTTCATACTATTTTGTACTATTTAGGTGTAGTACaggtggtacgttattttaaaacatcacggagcattagatttacaacggacatttcaagtaagaactgtggtgacacatacaaaaccaaacaTAAAACGTaacatatgtacattcatctgttccaggtgaaaaacactcttttagcgccactcagtggacatatCTGTTGAAAAATGCAGTTATACTTATTGATATGTATTTCGCGTCtagaaaaaagttcccacaggtacattccCAGATAGCAAACTGACATAGAATCAACGTAGAATCGACGTCTCCCGTGACATCGAAACGACGTTGATCTCCGACGTCGATCCAACATCAGTTTTGCTCATCGGGGTAATGTTGAATCGACGTCAGGCACGTCATTCAAAACTAACGTAAAATCGACGCAATTGGTTCACTTACCCAACGTTGAATCGACGTTGATTTTCAGTTGGTTGAAACGACGTTATAGAATCAACACATATTCCACATAAAATCGATCTAATTGGTTGGCTTACCTAACTTTGAAACGATGTTGATTTCAGGGGGGTAAAACGATGCTACACAATAAATATTGTCTGCTTGTTtcttacatactttttaatagACAAATTAGCCTGTATATGCAATAATTTATGGAACACACATcaaattcagtcattatttatttattatttacacaaaATTCACAAATACATGTTTAGAGCACAATCTGTCTATAAGACTAACATAGAAAATGCTTTGACACTCAAATACATacaaagaaatcaaattataggaAGTAAACACAAAGAAAGtaatttataggctaataaagaagttacaaattaaaagcttcagaataaaaaaatgtcaaatgtgTTTGAATTTTGTTTAGTGGGGCACAAAAGGAGATGTAAGGCAGACAGCCTCAGTCACCATTCACTATCATTGCTATCATTCCATATAATTACTGAAACTATGCCactatctccttttgtgttccacaaaataaagacatATTGGTGAAAAGATGATTTATAAAGAATTCCTACCCTTGAAAACAGAAGACAGAGGTACATAGCagattaatcgattttcttttgcAATTAAAATTTAGGTTCCTTGTGATATCAGGGGTGTGAACTAATCAGGTCAGGTTTGAAAAGGGTGATCCAGACATAACCCACAATATCAGGCATAGACAAAGTTAATTTCAAATTgctgttttatgcaatatatcaCTCCATATACACATTTTTAGAGGATTTTTTAGCATTTgcctaaaaatattattttgtgtatatattcatataaaacgGCAGCATtttatttaaccctctggtgctcttcgttttgcagtcacacgtgtgctcttcgcggtcagaagtgaccggacacctgtaacgcatcctgtaattttttcagtaaaaccattcgaattcatttttgtttaataatattttttcttttttcttttgcattttgagagggttttgtggtaataatgaatatttatgctgtaattaatatccattttttttgcctttgagaatagtaaaaaaaaatatttttatttttattattttttaatgaatccagtatttcaggttgaaatagagactcagccattcaacactaatttttgaaggcagattagcgccatctgttggtaaaaaacgagaaaaacatctgtaatgtcaggtgtaacttgatgcctgtatagttctctacaaagcagcttgtgaattgcctagttgtttttagacaattgattcagcatttttattaggtggaatagttgaacatacatttaaacaatctcaaagactatttctTTTCCGgtttgggatagttttttgttataaatatgatttgaagtgttaattttttgtatatgcaagagagtgtgtgtcttttgcactctggatatgtaatttttttatacatatattttttttattttacatattctcaatttgctgtgtttcagttcatttgtgcgtgtgtgtggatgtgtgagaaagagacagaaaaattctgtacatttttgtatttttgtcgatttcccattcatttcctgtagtcggtcatttttgaccaaagagcacaagtttttttttgttttgtttttttggaatcgtgccctcattttttatgtgtgtccataaaagtcactgaatttagtaccgttctgatgaagctgtgatttttttttaaaaattcaaaaccgaaaatgttttggtcaaaaatgaccgaatagaggtgagtatattagtgtgtgtgtgtgtgtgtgtgtgtgtgtgtgtgtgtgtgtgtgtgtgtgtgtgtgtgtgtgtgtgtgtgtgtgtgtgtgtgtctgtgtgtgaatgggtgtgttttagagtgtcaccccttcactgctgtgtactttttcagcattgtggaggatttgaagattgtacacacaaaaattctctgaatatttgtagttttgtcaatttcccattcatttccaatggtcggtcattttagaccgaagagcacaagtttttattttattttatttttttaatcgtgccctaatttttatgtgtgttcacatttcaaatgccataaaagtcactgaatttggtagcgttctgatgaagctgtgatttttggaaaaattcaaaactgaaaatgttttggtcaaaagtgaccgaatagaggtgtgtgtgtctgcgtgtgtgtgtgaatgggtgtgtttatgaatgggtgtgctttagagtgtcaccccttcactgctgtgtactttttttcagcattgtggaggatttgtagattgtacacacaaaaattctctgaatatttgtatttttgtcgatgtcccattcatttcctatggtcggtcattttagaccgaagagcacaagttgttttttgtttttttttttggaatcgtgccctcattttttatgcgtgttcacattccaaatgccataaaagtcaatgaGTTTGGTActgttctgatgaagctgtgattttttgaaaaattctaaaccgaaaatgttttggtcaaaagtgaccgaatagaggtgtgtatattaatgtgtgtgtgtgtgtgtgtgtgtgtgtgtgtgtgtgtgtgtgtgtgaatgggtgtgtttatgaatgggtgtgttttagagtgtcacccctttttttcagcattgtggaggatttgtagattgtatacacaaaaattctctgaatatttgtatttttgtcgatttcccattcatttcctatggacggtcattttagaccgaagagcacaagtgtgactatttttttacgACCTcttagcctgcttgaatcatgccctcaattttttttgtgttgacattccaaatggcataaaagtcacagagtttcatatcattccgattaagctgtgatttttaaaaattcaaaacagaaaattttttggtcaaaagtgaccgaagagcaccagagggttaaaatgtacatttctaaTCATTATTAATAgaaataatatgtaaaatatgcTATGTGTTTCTGTCACTTGGTGGAAAACAAATACTTGagtaaatgaaatgaatgaaaattacCTGAAATTACCACTTTCAATGGCAGCAGTGGAGCACTCATGAGCTCATTTACCATTTTCACTCCCTAAAAgttttgcatgtttttctttTAGATGTATAATCATGAGTTTTGATACATTTGCATCCCTAAATATTTTTTAGTTGTTTATGTCCCTTTGTTATATTTGCATACCATACATCTATTGTATGTGGTATTATTATTAGCAAAACTGAGCACCTGTGACAGTGGAATTTGTATTTGTAGAGAATATATAAGTATGTTTTAGGAGTTGCAAATGTGTATTTTGtttctttctatatatatattttttgtaggaGCAAAAATCGTGTTCCACAAATGAAAAAATTCACACACCCTGTTATACCAGATTTATGCAGGactatatttaattttttctgaAATGTGTATTTATTAGAACTTCACATatttacagactttattagaattTAGCATAGAATCTAGCACTTACCtattgtattctattctattcgctccaatttattaaaaaaataaataaataaaaacttgctaAGTGTACTGTGCTAGTAGAAGCGGTCAAAAGCCACAAGTTGTATTTATCAATGGAGAGAGCGCGAGTGTGTGAGTGGGATGTCACATACTGATTCGTCATGTGAGATACCAGTTCTGATTTACTGTTGTGGTCACAATTTTTAGCACCCTCAGTAAATAtgatcaaagaaacctgtaaTAAAGTACTTTAATCAAAAAGGATTAAAGGCTTActccaccctaaaatgaaaattttgtcattacccCCATTTTGGATGAAGACCAGGggctttgtggctgtcccattgactgccaagtagatAACActatcaaggcccagaaaagtatgaaagatgtcGTCAAAATAGTCAATCTGCCATCagaggttcaaccataattttacaaagctacgagaaaattttttgtacacaaagaaaacaaaaatagtgactttatttGTCTCCTTCGTGCCACCGTAGcggcattttggagagtatccactgGGCGCAAACAGCGTAAGCTGTTTTCTACATTTATTGGATTAGAACAAAAACAACATTTCCATG belongs to Garra rufa chromosome 3, GarRuf1.0, whole genome shotgun sequence and includes:
- the LOC141331524 gene encoding zona pellucida sperm-binding protein 4-like, coding for MGFSAQNPQALMFQQSDHRFKQSAQQQSAQQVPQKFQLQQPVKAEPVDKCAVADYEQIQCGQPGISGAECEAINCCFNGQQCYYGKAVTVQCIRDGQFVVVVARDVTLPRLSLDSVRLVGGSEPPCAPVDSTPFFAIYQFPVTACGTSMMEDSGYVVYENRMTSSYEVGVGPFGSITRDSHFELLFQCRYSGTAVEALVVEVNSVPAPPPVAAPGPLRVELRLANGQCVTKGCAEGDEAYTSYYGAADYPVTKVLREPVYVEVRILERTDPNLVLMLGRCWATSTPSPLSLPQWDLLIDGCPYYDDRYLTALVPVTRASGLQFPTHYKRFVVKMFTFVDPASLAPLQETIFIHCSTAVCHPSSGSCEQSCGRKTSPAKQPVRIQYDREFLLQWHRPYNIRHPVDLRSSHGNGVRDNGLYVRRDHNPQKIRKRGKKGGVRVKLRRSRLNRTPLPSIVMANVQSLRNKIDDLQAMKVPTLWKQATVVPVPKTAKASSLCFLLVPDIDCQR